The Plasmodium knowlesi strain H genome assembly, chromosome: 14 genome has a segment encoding these proteins:
- a CDS encoding 40S ribosomal protein S27, putative, translating into MNVDLLNRDPAEEAKKHKLKRLIPSPNSYFMDVKCPGCLQITTLFSHAQNVVLCGSCNIMLCQPTGGKCKLTEGCSFRKKIE; encoded by the exons ATGAATGTCGATCTGTTAAATCGTGACCCAGCTGAAGAGGCCAAGAAACATAAATTAAAGAGATTAATTCCAAGCCCCAATTCTTATTTTATGGATGTAAAATGCCCAGGATGTCTTCAAATTACCACCTTGTTTAGCCATGCGCAAAATGTTGTTCTGTGTGGAAG CTGTAACATCATGTTGTGCCAACCGACGGGTGGAAAATGCAAATTAACAGAAGGTTGctcttttaggaaaaaaattgagtaA
- a CDS encoding nucleoside triphosphate hydrolase, putative: MNEDGSNNLIIEDVIRKHIEENKELVGKIIKFRDRIPLVEYKKKDDEMYICSKYYFIGDIYIKVKKRNDKFRLSFVGSKLGDEEEHLGLSNPEQLNREVESSSMLIDKKDRLGGMPGEHEDVDKLHTEVSSDKPRTYADNDELSAQEDTHELYTELDNEIINGELEKELLNRDLWSQMSNIHLDREILNAELYNQVSKTDRGNWVLSKFRKKKYIIILSGTSGGGKSTLSCLLGFFLNIRRILSTDVVREILRKYKMKDDKYLKFSTYESWKVNESDDDGGVSSSASRGGSSIGAENGGGSSIGAENGGGSGSNDHPEGSKAESVETRLRRKCIENYAKQCELLFTYIDDIINDHIRSNESIIIEGVHLNADMIKKFNKKYPNSIIYFLVYINDKETSIQRFSSRSVDSKTEENKYIKNINYINDIQKYLLERTKCLNPPINYIENIDIYNSLEKVLRIIYSFG, from the coding sequence ATGAACGAAGATGGATCGAACAATTTAATCATAGAAGATGTAATCCGAAAACATATTGAAGAGAATAAGGAACTGGttgggaaaataataaaatttagAGACAGGATACCACTAGTagagtataaaaaaaaggatgatgaaATGTACATCTGCTCAAAGTACTATTTTATAGGTGATATTTACATTaaggtgaagaagaggaacgATAAGTTTAGGCTCTCTTTTGTGGGGAGTAAATTGGGCGATGAGGAGGAGCATCTTGGCCTGTCAAATCCGGAGCAGTTGAATAGAGAGGTGGAGAGCAGTTCCATGCTTATTGATAAGAAGGATAGGTTGGGGGGAATGCCAGGGGAACACGAAGATGTAGACAAGCTACATACAGAAGTATCCAGTGATAAGCCGCGAACGTACGCAGACAATGATGAACTGAGTGCACAAGAAGATACGCACGAATTGTATACAGAGCTAGATAACGAAATTATAAATGGTGAGttagaaaaagaattacTGAACAGAGATTTGTGGAGTCAAATGTCGAACATTCATTTGGACAGAGAAATTCTGAACGCAGAGTTATACAACCAGGTATCGAAGACAGATCGCGGAAATTGGGTTCTTTCAAAAttcaggaaaaagaaatatatcaTTATTTTGAGTGGAACCTCAGGGGGAGGTAAGAGCACTCTTAGTTGCCTACtgggtttttttttgaacattcGACGGATTCTATCGACAGATGTGGTGCGTGaaattttaagaaaatacaaaatgaaggatgaCAAGTATCTTAAGTTTTCAACGTATGAATCTTGGAAGGTTAACGAGAGCGATGATGATGGGGGCGTTAGCTCTAGTGCAAGCCGTGGGGGTAGCAGTATAGGTGCTGAAAATGGTGGGGGAAGCAGTATAGGTGCTGAAAACGGTGGGGGTAGTGGAAGTAATGATCACCCCGAAGGAAGTAAAGCAGAGAGTGTAGAAACGCGGCTAAGAAGGAAGTGCATCGAGAACTACGCGAAGCAGTGCGAATTACTGTTCACCTACATCGATGACATAATTAATGATCATATAAGGAGTAACGAATCCATCATCATTGAAGGGGTTCATCTAAACGCAGACATGATAAagaaatttaacaaaaaatatcCAAACAGCATTATCTATTTTttagtatatataaatgataAGGAAACCAGTATTCAGAGATTTTCAAGCAGATCTGTAGATTCGAAgacggaagaaaataagtatataaaaaatattaactaTATTAATGACATACAGAAGTATTTACTGGAAAGAACCAAATGTTTGAATCCGCCAATTAATTATATTGAaaatatagacatatataatTCGCTAGAAAAGGTCCTTCGgataatttattcatttggttaa
- a CDS encoding tyrosine recombinase, putative, protein MHHLAKALCFFIILKCIEKATSFFVQKLHIFHLTASRNGDNLPYIGKKCPNSMGMSVRRKGSCLKSHDEEEDGETDETEEMEDELDEELDETDEENEQSEVEETDSSDSTLASRGSKKVTTGGNKVKAEKIKKRKRKKKSTNVIKCRTCNKILKPRVKFCAHCGTNVSVEKIKLKKYIEDIYLPLRKEEVSDNTYRVEKGFWNDILPKLGKYELHELGANNWEGFLKYLKSKNCSPRTMALYQSTYQQSLKYALYRDYLKSVHNFRKIKNSTIPRRKITPLSPKEIELLLTNSGDMHRAIFALSIGIGLRPSEVLRILWEDINFEKKEIFIKGQKTKYSNTAIPMTNFAYNELVKWWEIEKKPLKGLCFYSETIKNKFNYTNTKTPLKTFKTALKGAAKRAGLEISEDGKKRRIFPYLLRHSFATIAATSNPPVPLPVAQAIMRHSSSKMLLDTYTKAGNNIIRDGLDNFKI, encoded by the exons ATGCATCATTTGGCAAAAGCTCTCtgcttcttcatcatcttgAAATGTATCGAAAAGGCTACAAGTTTTTTTGTCCAAAAGTTGCACATTTTTCATCTCACTGCATCTAGAAATGGTGACAACTTGCCATACATCGGTAAGAAATGTCCTAATAGCATGGGCATGTCTGTGAGAAGGAAGGGCTCTTGCTTGAAGAGCcacgatgaggaggaagatggAGAAACGGATGAAacagaagaaatggaagatgAACTGGATGAGGAGCTAGACGAAACAGACGAGGAGAACGAACAAAGCGAGGTGGAAGAGACAGACAGCAGCGACTCCACATTGGCATCCCGCGGTTCGAAGAAAGTTACCACTGGAGGGAATAAAGTGAAGGccgagaaaataaaaaaaaggaaaaggaaaaaaaaatcgacgaATGTGATTAAGTGTAGAACGTGTAATAAGATATTAAAGCCAA GAGTAAAATTTTGCGCCCACTGTGGCACGAACGTATCGGTagagaaaattaaattgaaaaagtacATAGAGGATATCTACTTGCCTCTCAG gaaggaggaagtaagTGACAACACCTATCGTGTTGAGAAGGGATTCTGGAATGACATACTACCG aaATTAGGCAAATATGAACTGCACGAATTGGGAGCAAACAACTGGGAGGGATTTTTGAA GTATTTAAAGTCGAAGAATTGTTCACCGAGGACGATGGCCTTGTACCAGTCAACATATCAG CAATCATTGAAATATGCCTTATACCGGGACTACCTAAAGAGCGTGCATAATTTTCGTAAAATTAAGAATAGCACAATTCCAAGGAGGAAGATTACCCCTCTATCTCCAAAGGAG ATAGAACTGCTATTGACCAACAGCGGCGACATGCACAGAGCCATCTTCGCCCTGAGTATAG GCATAGGGTTGCGTCCATCCGAGGTCCTGCGCATTCTCTGGGAAGATATCAATtttgagaagaaggaaattttcattAAAGGTCAGAAGACCAAGTATAGCAACACGGCCATCCCCATGACGAATTTTGCCTACAACGAATTGGTGAAATG GTGGGAGATAGAAAAGAAGCCTCTGAAGGGGCTGTGCTTTTATTCGGAGACCATCAAAAATAAGTTTAATTACACTAACACGAAGACTCCACTAA AAACGTTCAAAACAGCGCTAAAGGGCGCAGCGAAGCG GGCTGGACTCGAAATCAGCGAAgacggaaaaaagagaagaatatTTCCCTACCTGTTAAG ACACTCCTTTGCAACAATTGCTGCAACGTCAAATCCACCTGTCCCGCTTCCAGTGGCTCAA gcAATTATGCGACACTCCTCTTCAAAAATGTTGCTGGACACTTACACGAAGGCAGGAAATAACATAATCAGGGATGGCTTGGATAACTTCAAAATATAG
- a CDS encoding mRNA-decapping enzyme 2, putative, with the protein MNLIKGAKNKPQKHSQNKHVNNNAKCKKIFSSHRIKQLAKDKKLLDDALLDCYGRFIALLPEFLLKDHVHLYFQIQEAYWWYDDMWQEKYPDKLPKLSLKTFGYLICDDCPILKKYVPPSAHEKFSLNWRRYCRTIPLRGAILLNHNLKKCLLVKGWSTDSWSFPKGKVDELEEDSVCACREIYEEIGIDIFPYIDEQVFIETHIEDQPIKLFIIPGVKEETKFQPKTRKEIGAIRWFEIEKLFQHINLKNKKSILFESKKERINEWFVGPFIPNLVKWIEVLKKSVPAKDLKGGNSFIPGSIQAHKYQITGLDQAVIKKLQTVNLNSKEIINIGLLKSDDDLEEYDYENVDQNMDEHVSEDVNDKLLPEDVDDEVVSKEVTTSYANYNSAINFPGVDKNRGSFTNEEGVKNSSTCSSVSNRRMEKGSIGPNRRQTSTNYYNQEMVSIKGEGTVGQGSPLYDGVNCNDSRHPLDPTVEEGAYVEESTYSRMEKELMGNKKVYEHIDDAIVPLRRKDILLSSSSHYPDRAILGELINENNSSNDVRDNYQNNAMGSTNKMISTNSSCIKSMNNEMKKGGNGGNDAHKDLYGVESYPSPIREVKNSAIKMPAKQNSFRLDHSDNKKNSISINSSGSGSYNKENSSSNNNKNRNNNNNEPYHGASSINTYKRTSHMYGNNYGKHYGEYDPAGGKGYRYSLNRMRMGGHLSALRLKEVGLRSFDDQDMEKRKNFHLQVYGKKDKLNCDKKEIQNRYKKLSLKNPYHSLDDSSVYYVPTKNRTLDACNDKTFGENRTNGWSAEDMFKLNEEKFGIHSTYNIEEYTTPLVYKEEKIGRYNKNDKMKEGMNPHMMGRSNKQVGRYNIKMGDRAERGNYIPGGRIYKSNSSSSNNNEMNENNPVEWSKGSSIHSLNDNAYINVNALLESRSNMTPNGNPRLVNDKNGKESISCVSSNMSDSSRGMGLVKSNNERVNFINGYYVHHERSVDEDPRNEIQAGISGSSHVHVINGMNGVSGMNSLSASNGKNHPRKNANGNMNSAMSHMEERGSNVNEDMIRAEMLRKYKLNEGYDIIQRGNMSQKKVNNFSDFDKSSIRYSDMKHEKNYKKDTQMNSSTNDPFSNEYILNGANRKEKVDILSGDVNYKSKSACYGANYMNTRKDNNHLVNKSNVGEYLNESILGITTDGMSGEGHPEYRSVPSRSSFGGSSNGKNKLTLSDLRINREVIDKREYSHLDGEGIGLYKIKEKEIPFSKKTSQDSNNSSTHSNEPGKYLLNLIKGTVKSDVASDPNVTNNNRNDMSRGSVMSSGSAKPLSEKEILSKFYSNETGNHAFTKNVNSAHNSMGSRRNSINNGERNDNYRNVIPKDNLNMQKNRNRMNVEHDTYDDTNRHDTQEESKFNEMEMMEKLSKHLNSYNPFE; encoded by the coding sequence ACGACGCTTTGTTAGATTGTTATGGAAGGTTCATTGCTTTACTTCCAGAATTCCTACTGAAGGATCATGTGCACTTGTACTTTCAAATTCAAGAAGCATATTGGTGGTACGATGATATGTGGCAGGAGAAATACCCAGACAAGTTACCAAAATTAAGTTTAAAAACATTTGGTTATTTAATATGTGATGATTGTccaatattaaaaaaatatgtcccACCGTCAGCTCACGAGAAGTTCTCCCTAAATTGGAGAAGATATTGTAGAACTATACCGCTGAGAGGTGCAATTCTTTTAAatcataatttaaaaaaatgtctattGGTGAAGGGTTGGAGTACGGATAGCTGGTCCTTTCCAAAGGGGAAGGTCGACGAATTGGAAGAAGACTCCGTCTGCGCATGCAGAGAAATTTATGAAGAAATAGGAATAGACATATTCCCATACATCGACGAGCAGGTTTTCATCGAAACGCATATAGAAGACCAACCCATCAAGTTGTTTATAATACcaggggtaaaggaagaaacgaaaTTTCAGCCcaaaacaagaaaagaaattggAGCCATTCGATGGTTTGAAATAGAAAAACTTTTCCAacatataaatttaaaaaataaaaaaagtatccTTTTTGAAAGTAAGAAGGAGCGCATTAACGAATGGTTTGTTGGTCCCTTTATTCCCAATTTAGTAAAATGGATCgaagtgttaaaaaaatctGTGCCTGCAAAAGATCTAAAAGGAGGAAACTCCTTTATACCAGGCAGCATACAGGCGCATAAATATCAAATAACTGGCCTTGACCAGGCTGTTATTAAGAAGCTGCAAACTGTCAATTTGAACTCGAAGGAGATAATAAATATTGGTTTGCTCAAAAGCGATGACGATTTGGAAGAATACGATTATGAAAACGTGGATCAAAACATGGACGAGCATGTGAGTGAGGATGTGAATGACAAGTTACTGCCGGAGGACGTGGATGATGAGGTAGTATCCAAAGAGGTCACCACATCGTATGCTAATTATAACAGCGCTATTAATTTTCCAGGAGTAGATAAAAATAGGGGGAGCTTTACCAATGAGGAAGGTGTTAAGAATAGCAGCACCTGCAGCAGTGTTAGCAATAGGAGGATGGAGAAGGGGAGCATCGGTCCTAATAGGAGGCAGACTAGCACAAATTATTACAACCAGGAAATGGTTTCTATAAAGGGCGAAGGAACTGTCGGCCAAGGTTCACCATTGTACGATGGCGTAAATTGTAACGATTCGAGGCATCCTTTGGACCCCACGGTGGAGGAAGGAGCATACGTTGAAGAAAGTACGTATAGTAGGATGGAGAAAGAACTcatgggaaataaaaaagtgtatgagCATATAGACGACGCCATCGTTCCGTTGAGGAGGAAAGATATCTTGTTAAGCAGTTCGTCGCACTATCCCGATCGAGCCATTTTAGGAGAACTAATAAATGAGAACAACTCTAGCAACGATGTGAGGGATAATTACCAAAATAACGCTATGGGAAGTACGAACAAGATGATCAGCACAAATAGCAGTTGCATCAAAAGCATGAATAATGAGATGAAAAAAGGTGGTAATGGCGGAAATGACGCGCATAAGGATCTGTATGGTGTGGAGAGTTACCCATCCCCCATAAGGGAAGTTAAGAATAGTGCAATAAAAATGCCCGCAAAACAGAACAGTTTCAGGCTTGATCATAGCGACAACAAGAAGAATAGTATCAGTATCAATAGTAGTGGCAGTGGTAGTTACAATAAGGAGAACAGTAGCAGTAACAATAACAAGAATAggaacaataataataatgaaccCTACCATGGGGCGAGCAGCATTAATACGTACAAAAGAACTTCCCATATGTATGGTAATAATTATGGGAAGCATTACGGCGAATATGATCCTGCAGGAGGGAAGGGATATCGCTACAGCCTGAACAGGATGCGAATGGGGGGACATTTATCAGCCCTACGATTGAAGGAGGTAGGATTGAGAAGTTTTGATGATCAAGACatggaaaagagaaaaaatttccaccTGCAAGTGTATGgtaaaaaagacaaattgaattgtgataaaaaggaaatacaaaatcgatataaaaaattaagtttGAAGAATCCTTATCATTCTTTAGATGATTCTTCTGTGTATTATGTACCCACAAAGAATAGAACGCTAGATGCGTGTAATGATAAAACCTTTGGCGAGAACCGCACCAACGGATGGAGCGCCGAAGACATGTTTAAATTGAACGAGGAAAAATTTGGCATTCATTCGACGTACAATATTGAGGAATACACGACGCCTCTAGTttataaggaagaaaaaataggtaGGTATAACAAGAAtgacaaaatgaaggagggcATGAATCCGCACATGATGGGTAGAAGTAACAAGCAAGTGGGTAGATACAACATTAAGATGGGTGATCGTGCGGAAAGGGGGAACTATATTCCTGGTGGTAGAATATACAAAAGTAATAGTAGTAGTAGCAATAATAATGAGATGAATGAGAATAACCCTGTGGAGTGGTCGAAGGGGAGTTCAATCCATAGCCTTAATGATAACGCGTACATAAACGTGAACGCCTTGTTGGAAAGCAGAAGCAATATGACACCGAACGGTAACCCCCGACTagttaatgataaaaatggtaAGGAGAGCATTAGTTGTGTTAGCAGTAATATGAGCGACAGTAGCAGGGGAATGGGTTTAGTGAAGAGTAACAATGAACGTGTGAATTTTATCAATGGATATTATGTTCATCACGAGAGGAGTGTCGACGAGGATCCAAGGAATGAGATTCAGGCGGGCATATCTGGCAGTAGCCACGTTCACGTGATAAACGGTATGAACGGTGTTAGCGGAATGAACAGCCTTAGTGCatcgaatggaaaaaatcacccaaggaaaaatgcaaatggtAACATGAATTCGGCAATGAGTCATATGGAAGAAAGAGGAAGCAATGTAAATGAAGACATGATCCGAGCTGAGATGTTAAGGAAGTATAAGCTGAACGAAGGCTATGACATTATCCAGAGAGGAAATATGAGCCAAAAGAAAGTAAACAATTTTTCCGATTTCGATAAGAGTTCCATAAGATATAGTGACATGAAGCATGAgaagaattataaaaaagataCACAGATGAATAGTAGTACAAATGATCCCTTTTCAAATGAGTACATTCTAAATGGAGCTAatcggaaggaaaaagtggataTACTATCGGGCGACGTAAATTATAAAAGTAAAAGTGCATGTTATGGTGCCAATTATATGAACACAAGGAAAGACAATAACCATTTGGTTAACAAGTCAAACGTAGGGGAATATTTGAACGAGAGCATTTTAGGAATAACAACTGACGGAATGAGTGGTGAAGGTCATCCTGAATATAGAAGTGTACCAAGTCGCAGCTCCTTTGGAGGAAGctcaaatgggaagaataAATTAACGCTATCTGATTTGAGGATAAATAGGGAAGTGATTGATAAAAGGGAATATTCTCATTTGGATGGTGAAGGAATAGGTCTttataaaattaaggaaaaggaaattcctttttcgaaGAAGACTAGCCAAGACAGCAATAACAGCAGCACCCATTCGAATGAGCCTGGGAAGTATTTGTTAAATTTAATTAAGGGAACGGTAAAATCAGATGTGGCAAGCGACCCTAATGTGACGAATAACAATCGTAATGATATGAGCCGGGGTAGTGTCATGTCGAGCGGTAGTGCGAAACCGTTAAGTGAAAAGGAGATATTGTCAAAATTTTACAGCAATGAAACGGGTAATCACGCTTTTACTAAGAATGTAAACTCGGCGCATAATTCCATGGGGAGCAGGAGGAACTCCATAAATAATGGGGAAAGGAACGATAATTATAGAAATGTCATTCCAAAGGATAATttaaatatgcaaaaaaaccGAAACAGAATGAACGTGGAACATGATACTTATGATGACACTAACAGGCACGACACACAGGAGGAGTCGAAATTTAACGAGATGGAGatgatggaaaaattgtCGAAGCATTTGAACAGTTACAACCCCTTCGAGTGA